AGTTGTCGGCCGTCACATCGAGGTAGAGCGGGACCGAGTCCTTGCTCAAGTTGGAGAAGAGCCGGGCCGGCGCCTCGGGAGTGGTTCGGACCTTGATTTGATACTTCACATCGGCCTGGGCGGCTTTGACCTCCTTTTTCGGATCGATCATCCGGTTGTCGGGAAAGATCTGGGGCAGGGCTTGCAAGCCCAAGTGCGGCAGGACCAATTTGGCCTCGGTCAAGGTGATGTCCAAGAGCAATTGAGCGGTGGTGGTGCCCCGCTTGACCCATTCGAACTCGACCTCGCCCTGGCCATCGCTATCGAAGGCCTGGGTCGCGGACTTAAGCCGGGTGCGAAAAACCAGCGGCAGCTTGCCCTTGGTCCGGATCAAGTCGGTCCGGCCGGAGAGGCCGAGCTCGATTTCCCCGTCCAGGACGTTCACCGGAGCGAAGACCGCATAGGCGGTCTTGTCCAAGACCTCGACCAGTTTTTGGAAGCGGGGAATGGTCGCGAAGAAATCGAGATCGGTCAGCACGGTCCAGCCCCGGGGATAATCCGCCGGCACCCCCGAGAACTTGGTCTTGGTGTTGCCCTTGAAGGTCACGAGCTGCTGCGAGATCGGAACCATCTCGAGCTCGAGGTTGCCGGCCACCGGTGCCTCCAGCGAAGGCAGGAACCGCGTCTCGAGCTCGGTCCGAAGGATGAAATCGAGGTTTTGCGGGATCGTCACCAGCTTGGTCTGAGCCGGCGAGGGCAGGCGCACCGGCGTGACGTCGACTCGGATGGGACAATTCAAGTTCAAGCGCATCCGGTCGCGCCGCGAGAGCTGGCGGACGTGGAAGTCGCAGGCCTGGGCCAAGACTCCGTGGACTTGGCGGGAGAAGCCCCGGGCCTCGGCGCTCAAGCGGCCCTGGAGGTCGCCTTCGCTCAGGCGAGCGTTCAAATCGACGTTGGCCTTGAGCTTGCCGGCCTCGCCGACGGCCTGGATTCCCACCGAGTAAACCTTGGCTTGGATCGGTGCCAGCCGAATGTCGGCCCGGCCCGATCCCTTGCCCTTCAAGGCGGCGTCGGCGCTGGCTTGAAGCTTCCAGTCGTTGAGCCAGAAATTGGAAGGCGATTCCAAGCTCGCGCTCAAATGGCCGGCCGGCAGATCGGTGCCTTCCTCGAGCTCGAGCCGCAGGCTCAAGGACTGGGGCCGGCCCAGCGAATCGGGCTGCATCTCCAGGCTCAAGGGGCCGGTGAAGAGCATCTTGTCCTCTTGCCAAACCGTCAGCCGCTTCCATTGCAGCGAGATCGGATGAAAATAGGTGGCTTTCAACATTTCCGGCAGGACTAAGTCGGGGACGTTGAGGTTGAAGGGCTTTTCCTCCTGAGGCGGCGGCCGCTCCTCGGGCTTGCGCACCAGGTAAAGGGAGAGATCGGCTTGGCTCATCTTCAGCGGACCGACTTCCAAAACTTTGATTCCGCCGCCGAGCCAAGCCACCTCGGCGACGATCCGCAGCTCGCCCATGCAGCCCTGGTAACGGTTGGTCGAGAGGTTGAAGCAGAAATTGTCGAAGCCGAAATCGAAGCGCTTGTGGAGCAGCCGCTTCGATTGGACCTGGATCCGGGCTTGATCCCAGGCCAAGATCACCCCGAAGCGGCCGGCGATCGCCGCGCCGATCCGAAAGGCCTTGGGATTGAAGAGCAGCTCCGGCCACTTCAGGACCGAGAAGACGCCGGCCGCCAGCAAGGCCAGCAGGATCGCCGCTGTCACGACCAAGACTCGCAAGGATTTGCCCAAGACTCTCAAGACCTTCAAAATTCCTCCCCGAATCCGAAAAAGAATTGGAAGTGGGTGTTGTCGGGATTGGCGTCGGCCTCGCTGCTCTTCATTCCCCAGGCAAAGGTGGTGCGGAAGACGCCGACCGGCGACTCGTAGCGGAGGCCGAAGCCCGGCGAATAATAGATCGGCGCGTCGAAGCGAAAAGCCTGGTCGCCCAAGACGCCGACGTCGACGAAGGCCAGGGGCTGGATGCCGTAAGGGATCCAATTGGCCACTCGAAGCTCGAAGCTGGTGAAGGCGGCGCTCAAGGCCCCGTCGGGACCGGGCAGCTCCTCGCGCTCGAAGCCCCGAAGGTTGCTCGAGCCCCCCAGGTAGTAGCGGTAGTTCGGCGGCAGCTTGGCCAGGTTCTCGGCATTGCGGTCCATGAAGGTCCCATAGAAACCGCCGCGCAGGCCCAGGATAAAGAGCGGCGGGTCCCAGCCCTTGACGGTGTAGAGGTACTGCCAGTCGAGCTCGAAGCGCTGGGCGCTGATCTCCGAGAGCAGGTCGCTGGAGCCGAAACCGC
This region of bacterium genomic DNA includes:
- a CDS encoding translocation/assembly module TamB domain-containing protein, coding for MKVLRVLGKSLRVLVVTAAILLALLAAGVFSVLKWPELLFNPKAFRIGAAIAGRFGVILAWDQARIQVQSKRLLHKRFDFGFDNFCFNLSTNRYQGCMGELRIVAEVAWLGGGIKVLEVGPLKMSQADLSLYLVRKPEERPPPQEEKPFNLNVPDLVLPEMLKATYFHPISLQWKRLTVWQEDKMLFTGPLSLEMQPDSLGRPQSLSLRLELEEGTDLPAGHLSASLESPSNFWLNDWKLQASADAALKGKGSGRADIRLAPIQAKVYSVGIQAVGEAGKLKANVDLNARLSEGDLQGRLSAEARGFSRQVHGVLAQACDFHVRQLSRRDRMRLNLNCPIRVDVTPVRLPSPAQTKLVTIPQNLDFILRTELETRFLPSLEAPVAGNLELEMVPISQQLVTFKGNTKTKFSGVPADYPRGWTVLTDLDFFATIPRFQKLVEVLDKTAYAVFAPVNVLDGEIELGLSGRTDLIRTKGKLPLVFRTRLKSATQAFDSDGQGEVEFEWVKRGTTTAQLLLDITLTEAKLVLPHLGLQALPQIFPDNRMIDPKKEVKAAQADVKYQIKVRTTPEAPARLFSNLSKDSVPLYLDVTADNSKLGGTVKIGKTPLSILRRNVSIQEFAITLADPTDFSQINGTLRVDYSNYDIDLIVLGTMKRPRVIFQSHPPLSQEEIISVLIYGQPYDSLDSSQSNSVGNVASAVADRALRLSSLFLLASTPVESVGYDPATGYVSARFRLGGATSLEVGTQEGHTQKVGLRKNVGGNWIINTYIENDSDEGSQRGGAFLDWYKRY